The sequence GCTTCTGGCAGGAGGTGCGGCGCGGACGCTATGTGGAGTTCAACCTCGTCTATGACCGGGGCACCACCTTCGGTTTGGAGACGCGCGGGCGCACCGAGTCCATCCTCATGTCGCTGCCGCCGCAGGTGCGCTGGCGCTATGACCACCACCCGGAGCCCGGCACATGGGAGGCGCGGTTGGTGGACGTGCTCCGCCACCCGCGCGACTGGGCGGGGCAGGAGGGCTGAGCGCGCATGGCCTCGCGGAAGCAGTGGGTTCTCATCAGTGCTGGAGTCGCCGTGCTGTGCCTCGCCATCTGGGGCGGGCTCTACTACCGGGGCATGCGCGCGCTGGGCGAGGGCCTGGCGGGCCAGGGCGCCTTCAAGGCGGAGAAGCCCACGGACACGGAGGCGCGCATCAACGTGCTCGCGCTGTGTGACGCGGTGCAGAGCTACCGCGACGAGCACGGCGCGTACGTCGTCGCGGGCCCCACGCCCAAGGCGGTGCCCAAGGGCGGCGTGCCGGTGCCCTTCCCCAAGGACGAGGCCTTCCAGCGCCTCGGCTTCGAGCCGGGCGAGGAGGTCCGCTTCCAATATGAGGTGGTAGTGCAGGAGGGCCCCGTGGGCGAGCCCGAGGTGTCCTGCATCGCGCGCGGTGACTTCGACGGCGACGGGCAGAACTCCGTGTACCGCGTTCGTCTGGATTCGAACGGAATGACGACGCCCGTCGAGGTGGAGCACGAGGGCGAGTAGCCCACCGCCGCAACCCGGACTCGCCGCGTGCGAGAATCCGGGAAATGGGGCACATCGGCGACATCAAGGGCCCCCGAGGAAGGACGGGGGAGACCCGCATCGGCCCGGCTCCCAAGGGCCCGTCTCGCGAGGGCCCTCGCACGCCCCCGGCTGGCACCGCCTTCCAGGCGGACGGCATGGAGCCCGCCGTGCCTCGCGGCGAGGGGACGCGCATCGTCCGCTCTCCCTTCGCCAGTCCCATGGAGGGCACTCGCGTCACGCGGATGCCCGACGCGCCGCGAGGTGAGCAGACACGCACGGGCCGCACCCCCGATGCGCCGCGTGGAGAGAGTACGCGCGTGGCACCTCCGCCTTCCGAAGGTGCGCCGCGCGAAGCGCCCTCTTCGCAGACGCGCTCTCGTTCGGGCGATGTGCCCCGCGGTGAACCGACGCGAACGGCACCGGCTCGCTCCGGCGAAGCGCCCTCTTCGCAGACGCGCGCTCGTTCAGGCGATGTGCCCCGCGGTGAACCGACGCGAACGGCACCGGCTCTCTCCGGCGACGCGCCGCACGGCGACGTCGACCTTCCGGACGACGTTGCTCTCGCCGACGCGCCGCACGGTGACGTCGACTTTCCGGACGACGCGGCCCTCGCCGACGCGCCGCGCGCGGAGGGCTCGCGCATCGTCCGCCTTCCGCTCCCGCTCGCCGACGCACAGCGTGGCGGCAATCCGGACGCCCCCGACGTTCCACCCTCCGGGCCGGGCGAAATGTCCGGTAACGGCGAGCCGTTTCCGCCTGCGTTAGGCTCGGAAGCGCCAGGGGCGGACACCGCGCCCTCCCTGGAGCTTCCTTCCCCGACGGCTGGTGAGGCATCTCCCATGTCCTCCTTCCGCATCCCCTCGGCCCTCACGCGCCTCCTCCCCTCGCTGGGCGGAGGAGACGTCCCGCGCACGCCCCAGCCGAAGGAGCCCGTGCCCCGCCCGCGCCAGGGCGACATCTTCCGCAATCCGCAGCCCACGCCGGCGGGCCGTCCCCCGCTGGCCGGCAACGAGCGCACCCCGGTGAAGTCCGTGGAGGAGCTGATTCCCCCCGGCCTGGAGGAGACGGCCGGCCAGGAGGAGCTGGGCACCCGCTTCGGCTCGGACGCGGCCCTGCTCGCCGCGCACCTCAAGCCCTCGCAGCTCTCCGGCTCCGAGCGCGCCACCCGCCTCTGGGCCTTCTTCGCCGCCTACGCCGAGGCCGCCGCCGCGAAGCCTCCTCAGGAGGAAGCCAAGGCCGCCTTCAAGGAGTCCATGGAGAAGCACGGCATGGCGGAGCTGCGCGACGCGCACACCCAGGAGACCGGCGTGGACCGGGGCCTGTGGGTGCTCGACGCCCGCTCCCCGGACGAGGCCCGCGAGCGCGCCGCCAGCGTCCGCCTGGAGCCGCCCCCGGACGTCCGCCACTCCGAGGCCGCCTCCCGTCAGGACACTCAGCCGGGCGAGCAGGCGCTCTCCCTCCCGGCCGGCGCCCGGCACTCGGAGGCCCTGCGAGGCATGCACGTCCCCGTCGCCCTGGAGAACCGGGAGGTCAGCCAGGAGGAGGACCCCGAGGACGTCCGCAAGCGGAAGACGAACCGGCGCCTGGGGAAGATGATGCTGTGGAACGTGCTCCACCGTTTCCGCTCGGACCCGGAGGACGGGGCCGTGGCCGACGCCAACTGGGACCGGGCGACCTTTGGAGCCATGCTCGCCCTGGCCGCCATCGCCCTCATCGTCGCCGCGCTCGTGAGCCTCTAAGGCCGCCCGGCGGCGAACCCCCCGCCCGCGCGAAACTCCATGCACGG comes from Pyxidicoccus parkwaysis and encodes:
- a CDS encoding Immediate early protein ICP0; this encodes MSSFRIPSALTRLLPSLGGGDVPRTPQPKEPVPRPRQGDIFRNPQPTPAGRPPLAGNERTPVKSVEELIPPGLEETAGQEELGTRFGSDAALLAAHLKPSQLSGSERATRLWAFFAAYAEAAAAKPPQEEAKAAFKESMEKHGMAELRDAHTQETGVDRGLWVLDARSPDEARERAASVRLEPPPDVRHSEAASRQDTQPGEQALSLPAGARHSEALRGMHVPVALENREVSQEEDPEDVRKRKTNRRLGKMMLWNVLHRFRSDPEDGAVADANWDRATFGAMLALAAIALIVAALVSL